The following proteins are co-located in the Bradyrhizobium sp. AZCC 2176 genome:
- a CDS encoding (2Fe-2S)-binding protein produces MMTLKVNGREHQVDADPDTPLLYVLREDIKLNAAKFGCGLGQCGACTVIVDGKAVLSCVTPMILLEGKQVTTLEGLGTASEPAPIQRAFMEEQAAQCGYCIAGIMIRALALLQRNSRPTDEQIRSELEPHLCRCGTHMRILRAVHRAARLMDSADASSTANGRAR; encoded by the coding sequence GACGCCGATCCGGATACGCCGCTGCTCTATGTGCTGCGCGAAGACATCAAGCTCAACGCCGCCAAATTCGGCTGCGGACTAGGCCAATGCGGCGCATGCACGGTGATCGTCGACGGCAAGGCCGTGCTCTCTTGCGTGACGCCGATGATTTTGCTGGAAGGCAAGCAGGTAACGACGCTCGAAGGCCTCGGCACGGCCTCGGAGCCCGCGCCGATCCAACGCGCCTTTATGGAAGAGCAGGCCGCACAATGCGGTTACTGCATCGCCGGAATCATGATTCGGGCGCTGGCGCTTCTGCAGAGAAATTCCAGGCCGACCGATGAGCAGATCCGTTCCGAGCTTGAGCCTCATCTGTGTCGTTGCGGCACCCACATGCGCATCCTGCGGGCGGTGCATCGTGCTGCGAGGCTGATGGACAGCGCGGATGCGTCATCGACGGCCAACGGGAGAGCCCGATGA